The following proteins are co-located in the Halostella salina genome:
- a CDS encoding FAD-binding oxidoreductase, with protein sequence MTTDDTNFDFLYDTPLPEDRIATHEQPLSDHSTDWGTPEGEGAMPDAVVWPVSTEEVAAVLAGANERGVPVTPYAAGTSLEGHAVPVEGGISMDMTKMDQVVEVRPEDFQIDVQPGALGSAVDDAAGDHGLFFPPLPSSGKISTIGGMIANDASGMQTVKYGEIHDWVLRLEAVLADGTVIETGSRATKTSAGYNLMDLLVGSEGTLAVVTGATLELAGIPDQIRGGRIIFEDRTDASAAISDVVQWGVDVAKIELIDELSASMANRYLDADLPDAPMAFVEFHRNHDVETEIEFCESIVAEYDPVDVDIGRSGREMDEMWEVREEMATALKQYDPDLEMLTSGDVTVPISKYADLVEHISTLEAEHDLEIPSFGHAGDGNIHYTVMVRKDDEEHRALGKRVDEEIVRHAIDLDGTSTGEHGVGMGKQQYLPDEYTEGTVDAMRAVKAALDPNGILNPGKVFPSE encoded by the coding sequence ATGACAACCGACGACACGAACTTCGACTTTCTGTACGACACGCCGCTGCCCGAGGACCGCATCGCCACGCACGAACAGCCCCTGTCAGACCACAGCACCGACTGGGGGACGCCCGAAGGCGAGGGCGCGATGCCCGACGCTGTCGTGTGGCCCGTCTCCACCGAGGAGGTGGCGGCGGTGCTCGCGGGGGCGAACGAGCGCGGCGTCCCGGTGACGCCGTACGCCGCCGGCACGAGCCTCGAAGGCCACGCGGTACCCGTCGAGGGCGGCATCAGCATGGACATGACGAAGATGGACCAGGTGGTCGAGGTCAGACCCGAGGACTTCCAGATCGACGTCCAGCCCGGGGCGCTCGGCTCGGCCGTCGACGACGCCGCGGGCGACCACGGGCTCTTCTTCCCGCCGTTGCCCTCGTCGGGCAAGATCTCGACGATCGGCGGCATGATCGCCAATGACGCGAGCGGGATGCAGACGGTGAAGTACGGCGAGATCCACGACTGGGTGCTCCGGCTGGAGGCGGTTCTCGCCGACGGGACGGTGATAGAGACCGGCAGCAGGGCGACGAAGACCTCCGCCGGCTACAACCTGATGGACCTGCTCGTCGGCAGCGAGGGGACGCTGGCGGTCGTCACGGGGGCGACGCTGGAACTGGCGGGGATCCCCGACCAGATCCGCGGCGGCCGGATCATCTTCGAGGACCGGACGGACGCCTCCGCGGCCATCTCCGACGTGGTCCAGTGGGGCGTCGACGTGGCGAAGATCGAACTGATCGACGAACTGAGCGCGTCGATGGCGAACCGCTACCTCGACGCCGACCTGCCCGACGCCCCGATGGCCTTCGTCGAGTTCCACCGGAACCACGACGTGGAGACCGAGATAGAGTTCTGCGAATCGATCGTTGCGGAGTACGACCCCGTCGACGTCGACATCGGACGGTCGGGCCGCGAGATGGACGAGATGTGGGAAGTCCGCGAGGAGATGGCGACGGCGCTGAAGCAGTACGACCCCGACCTGGAGATGCTCACGTCCGGCGACGTGACCGTTCCGATAAGCAAGTACGCCGACCTCGTCGAGCACATCTCGACGCTGGAGGCCGAACACGACCTCGAGATCCCCTCCTTCGGGCACGCCGGGGACGGGAACATCCACTACACCGTCATGGTCCGGAAGGACGACGAGGAGCATCGGGCGCTCGGGAAGCGCGTCGACGAGGAGATCGTGCGCCACGCGATCGATCTCGACGGCACGTCGACGGGCGAACACGGCGTCGGCATGGGGAAACAGCAGTACCTCCCCGACGAGTACACCGAGGGCACCGTCGACGCGATGCGGGCGGTCAAGGCGGCGCTGGACCCCAACGGGATCCTCAACCCCGGCAAGGTGTTCCCGTCGGAGTAG
- a CDS encoding helix-turn-helix domain-containing protein: MIEECLMVEFRIEGDDCPLAEATRETGTVVTAQPPQLRGDGNVLLQFSGTADDRLSDRLDADDRIRYLHRSRSDDRDNFRCLSKDPCVVHELISVGLLVESIQYRSGEALLTGAVVGHDVLKGVMERAGETVGVHLERVYPLRTEDDEPVAQRWDLTPAQLESVQVAVRMGYFAVPREADAGDVAAAIGISKSAFLERLRRAQASLFADLFT; this comes from the coding sequence ATGATCGAGGAGTGCCTGATGGTGGAGTTCCGGATCGAGGGTGACGACTGCCCGCTCGCCGAGGCGACGCGGGAGACGGGCACCGTCGTCACCGCCCAGCCGCCACAGCTCCGCGGGGACGGAAACGTCCTCCTCCAGTTCAGCGGGACCGCGGACGACCGGCTCTCCGACCGGCTGGACGCGGACGACCGGATCCGCTATCTCCACCGCTCGCGCTCAGACGACCGGGACAACTTCCGCTGTCTCTCGAAGGACCCCTGCGTCGTCCACGAACTCATCAGCGTCGGCCTGCTCGTGGAGTCGATCCAGTACCGCTCGGGCGAGGCGCTGCTGACGGGGGCCGTCGTCGGTCACGACGTGCTCAAGGGTGTGATGGAGCGCGCCGGCGAGACGGTCGGCGTCCACCTCGAACGCGTCTACCCGCTCCGGACGGAGGACGACGAGCCGGTCGCACAGCGGTGGGACCTGACGCCGGCACAGCTGGAGAGCGTCCAGGTCGCCGTCCGGATGGGCTACTTCGCGGTCCCGCGGGAGGCCGACGCCGGGGACGTGGCGGCGGCCATCGGGATCAGCAAGTCGGCCTTCCTCGAACGACTCCGGCGGGCGCAGGCGTCGCTGTTCGCGGATCTGTTCACCTGA
- a CDS encoding MaoC/PaaZ C-terminal domain-containing protein → MPYSYEPHHFEDFEEGEEFQSVGRTVTEADFVTHSMFTGDWTELHTNKEYAEDGNFGERVAHGPMTFSLATGLVYRCGFLERTVLAFLGMNYMDIPNPVFVDDTISLDMEVTDVREISSRDDSGLVIIDSTMTNQDGDVVFEGDMKFLIQKE, encoded by the coding sequence GTGCCATACAGCTACGAACCCCATCACTTCGAGGACTTCGAGGAGGGCGAGGAGTTTCAGAGCGTCGGACGGACCGTCACCGAGGCGGACTTCGTCACTCACTCGATGTTCACCGGGGACTGGACGGAACTGCACACGAACAAGGAGTACGCGGAGGACGGGAACTTCGGCGAGCGCGTCGCCCACGGCCCGATGACGTTCTCGCTGGCCACTGGACTCGTCTATCGCTGTGGCTTCCTCGAGCGGACCGTGCTCGCGTTCCTCGGGATGAACTACATGGACATCCCCAACCCCGTGTTCGTCGACGACACCATCTCGCTCGACATGGAGGTGACGGACGTCCGCGAGATCTCCAGCCGCGACGACTCCGGGCTGGTGATCATCGACTCGACGATGACGAACCAGGACGGCGACGTCGTCTTCGAGGGCGACATGAAGTTCCTCATCCAGAAGGAGTAA
- a CDS encoding VOC family protein, with protein sequence MPEMPATRVDHVGIAVESIADAEPLLFALGCEKAYEEHSDRGFTWATYVLGEASRLELIAPDPDTESFLTAFLAESGPGLHHVTLEVADMDAAVAALESEGVTVVDRAEFDGWAEAFVSPKNPTGALFQLMEYHDDYADGRDAGGHLFVGDEPLGG encoded by the coding sequence ATGCCGGAGATGCCCGCAACGCGGGTGGACCACGTCGGGATCGCGGTCGAATCCATCGCCGACGCCGAGCCGCTGCTGTTCGCCCTCGGCTGCGAGAAAGCGTACGAGGAGCACAGCGACCGCGGGTTCACGTGGGCGACGTACGTACTGGGCGAAGCCTCCCGACTGGAACTCATCGCGCCCGACCCCGACACCGAGTCGTTCCTGACGGCGTTCCTCGCGGAGTCGGGACCGGGACTTCACCACGTCACCCTCGAAGTGGCGGACATGGACGCCGCGGTGGCGGCGCTGGAGAGCGAGGGCGTCACGGTCGTCGACCGCGCCGAGTTCGACGGCTGGGCGGAGGCGTTCGTCTCGCCGAAGAACCCGACGGGCGCGCTGTTCCAGTTGATGGAGTATCACGACGACTACGCCGACGGCCGCGACGCCGGCGGCCACCTGTTCGTGGGCGACGAGCCGCTCGGCGGGTAG
- a CDS encoding NUDIX hydrolase encodes MADTEPIDPDDIDSVAVEPDHCHRCGTALGSREWEGREHPWCPNCDLVLSRNPVAGVHVVVHDDERVLVLDEPIPQHEGVLSLPGGFARPDEGPKVAGLRELEEETGLRGDPGDIEFLTVHHAEFPDAALYLLTYAVRRADVEGELTAEFDDGEARFEPFADLQAEPDRIRDSDLERIGLAFDE; translated from the coding sequence ATGGCGGACACCGAACCGATCGACCCCGACGACATCGACTCCGTCGCCGTCGAGCCGGACCACTGCCACCGGTGCGGGACGGCGCTTGGCAGCCGGGAGTGGGAGGGGCGCGAACACCCCTGGTGCCCGAACTGCGACCTCGTCCTGTCGCGCAACCCCGTCGCCGGCGTCCACGTCGTCGTCCACGACGACGAGCGCGTTCTCGTACTGGACGAGCCGATACCGCAGCACGAGGGCGTCTTGAGCCTGCCGGGCGGCTTCGCAAGACCCGACGAGGGCCCGAAGGTGGCGGGGCTGCGCGAACTCGAAGAGGAGACGGGGCTTCGCGGCGACCCCGGCGACATCGAATTCCTCACCGTCCACCACGCCGAGTTCCCCGATGCCGCGCTCTACCTGCTCACGTATGCGGTGCGGCGAGCGGACGTCGAGGGGGAACTGACCGCGGAGTTCGATGACGGCGAGGCGAGGTTCGAGCCGTTCGCCGACCTGCAGGCCGAGCCGGACCGGATCCGGGACTCGGACCTGGAGCGCATCGGGCTGGCGTTCGACGAATGA
- the paaE gene encoding 1,2-phenylacetyl-CoA epoxidase subunit PaaE → MSWGNDPSVQTEGEHVPAECPYCGSENTERDHPKGPSLCRSMHYCNDCEQPFEKFE, encoded by the coding sequence ATGAGCTGGGGCAACGACCCGTCGGTGCAGACCGAGGGCGAACACGTCCCCGCGGAGTGCCCGTACTGCGGCTCGGAGAACACCGAGCGCGACCACCCGAAGGGACCGTCGCTCTGCCGGTCGATGCACTACTGCAACGACTGCGAGCAGCCGTTCGAGAAGTTCGAGTAG
- the paaD gene encoding 1,2-phenylacetyl-CoA epoxidase subunit PaaD, whose protein sequence is MSSDLPTDGDGPTPCQYTEYREGGSVEDLPATGEGAEGVAADVWDALYDVEDPEMPISIVDLGLIYGVDVAESDDGDGVDVTVLMTLTYTGCPARDMLTENVTDTVAAVDGVDDADLQLVWSPEWTLEMVTEQGRDDLREFGLSV, encoded by the coding sequence ATGAGCAGCGACCTCCCGACGGACGGCGACGGCCCGACCCCCTGCCAGTACACGGAGTACCGCGAGGGCGGGAGCGTCGAGGACCTCCCGGCGACCGGCGAGGGCGCGGAGGGCGTCGCGGCGGACGTGTGGGACGCCCTCTACGACGTCGAGGACCCCGAGATGCCGATCAGCATCGTCGACCTCGGCCTCATCTACGGCGTCGACGTGGCGGAGAGCGACGACGGCGACGGCGTCGACGTGACGGTGCTGATGACGCTGACGTACACGGGCTGTCCCGCGCGGGACATGCTGACCGAGAACGTCACCGATACCGTCGCGGCGGTCGACGGCGTCGACGACGCCGACCTCCAGCTCGTGTGGAGCCCCGAGTGGACGCTGGAGATGGTGACCGAACAGGGACGCGACGACCTGCGGGAGTTCGGGCTGAGCGTATGA
- the paaC gene encoding 1,2-phenylacetyl-CoA epoxidase subunit PaaC, translating to MAPETVGAAEDLDADQREAVEHLLFRLADDEFVAAERYTEWQVRAPTLESDLALSNIAQDELGHARLWYDLLGGFGYDEPDLLYERDPGEFRHSTLTELPFEEGDWADAIVRTYLYDVAEDLRLAALEESSYAPIRDRVGKISSEEEFHMEHAENWLERLADDDEGRVNLQNAVDRLVPHALTLFEPTDPDVEARIVEEGYRTESLDALGEDWLSIVVPKLEGYGLDVPVSETGTITRDDLPEQVGRDGNHTADWPDLHDEFTGTYHELGRQEATKLMEDPT from the coding sequence ATGGCTCCCGAGACGGTCGGTGCGGCCGAGGACCTCGACGCCGACCAGCGGGAGGCCGTCGAGCACCTCCTCTTCCGCCTCGCCGACGACGAGTTCGTCGCCGCCGAGCGCTACACGGAGTGGCAGGTGCGCGCGCCGACGCTGGAGTCCGACCTCGCGCTGTCGAACATCGCGCAGGACGAACTGGGCCACGCGCGGCTCTGGTACGACCTGCTCGGGGGGTTCGGCTACGACGAGCCGGACCTGCTGTACGAGCGCGACCCCGGCGAGTTCCGCCACAGCACGCTGACGGAGCTGCCGTTCGAGGAGGGCGACTGGGCCGACGCCATCGTCCGGACGTATCTGTACGACGTCGCGGAGGACCTCCGGCTGGCGGCGCTCGAGGAGTCCTCGTACGCCCCCATCCGCGACCGCGTCGGGAAGATATCGAGCGAGGAGGAGTTCCACATGGAACACGCCGAGAACTGGCTCGAACGACTCGCCGACGACGATGAAGGGCGGGTGAACCTCCAGAACGCCGTCGACCGGCTCGTGCCCCACGCGCTGACGCTGTTCGAGCCGACCGACCCCGACGTGGAGGCGCGGATCGTCGAGGAAGGGTACCGGACCGAGTCGCTCGACGCGCTCGGCGAGGACTGGCTGTCGATCGTCGTCCCGAAACTGGAGGGGTACGGGCTGGATGTGCCCGTCTCGGAGACGGGGACGATCACCCGCGACGACCTGCCCGAGCAGGTCGGCCGCGACGGGAACCACACCGCCGACTGGCCCGACCTGCACGACGAGTTCACGGGCACCTACCACGAACTCGGCCGGCAGGAGGCCACGAAGCTCATGGAGGACCCCACCTGA
- the paaB gene encoding 1,2-phenylacetyl-CoA epoxidase subunit PaaB, translating to MIWEVFRQEKAGKYHTHCGNVHAPDREMAKLFAEIQHGRRKPTNSLWVVPQPEVSEVDTEDANFGGTTDKSYRWATAYDVQPPAEEVEESTNEQAEAERQRGES from the coding sequence ATGATCTGGGAAGTGTTCCGACAGGAGAAGGCGGGGAAGTACCACACCCACTGCGGGAACGTCCACGCGCCGGACCGCGAGATGGCGAAGCTGTTCGCGGAGATCCAGCACGGCCGCCGGAAGCCGACCAACAGCCTCTGGGTCGTTCCCCAGCCCGAGGTCAGCGAGGTCGACACGGAGGACGCGAACTTCGGCGGGACGACCGACAAGTCCTACCGCTGGGCGACCGCCTACGACGTGCAACCGCCCGCCGAGGAGGTCGAGGAGTCGACGAACGAGCAGGCCGAGGCCGAACGCCAGCGGGGTGAGAGCTGA
- the paaA gene encoding 1,2-phenylacetyl-CoA epoxidase subunit PaaA, translating into MNIEEVKERAGPREFSPNDDLPREYREAATRMLEFHANSEIMGAYLERPFIRKAPSIDRKLAFSAKVQDEIGHGQMLYRAAESLGVKTREEMLEDLANGDGKFLNCFHYPLQSWADVPMIAFFVDGAAMRRQATLKRSSWEPYAHAMDKICFEEGFHVKHGESIMKELATGSKKEQEMLQDSFDEWWPRIIQFFGPTDDKSTHHDFAADVGLKTMTNDELRNAFLNQYLPKARKYGLEIPDEPRIRENDDGTFEVEEDDLDWDEFFTIAKNDYEPGIGQIEGRGNARAAVEWVRDAIEGDDGPTAGNTAAAAD; encoded by the coding sequence ATGAACATCGAGGAAGTCAAAGAACGCGCGGGACCGCGGGAGTTCAGTCCCAACGACGACCTGCCCCGCGAGTACCGCGAGGCCGCAACCCGGATGCTGGAGTTCCACGCCAACAGCGAGATCATGGGCGCGTACCTGGAGCGCCCGTTCATCCGCAAAGCGCCGAGCATCGACCGCAAGCTCGCGTTCAGCGCGAAGGTGCAGGACGAGATCGGCCACGGCCAGATGCTGTACCGGGCCGCCGAGTCGCTGGGCGTCAAGACCCGCGAGGAGATGCTGGAGGACCTCGCGAACGGCGACGGGAAGTTCCTCAACTGCTTCCACTACCCGCTGCAGTCGTGGGCCGACGTGCCGATGATCGCCTTCTTCGTCGACGGCGCGGCGATGCGCCGGCAGGCGACGCTCAAGCGGTCCAGCTGGGAGCCGTACGCCCACGCCATGGACAAGATCTGCTTCGAGGAGGGGTTCCACGTCAAGCACGGCGAGTCCATCATGAAGGAACTCGCCACCGGCTCGAAGAAGGAACAGGAGATGCTTCAGGACTCCTTCGACGAGTGGTGGCCCCGGATCATCCAGTTCTTCGGCCCGACCGACGACAAGTCCACGCACCACGACTTCGCCGCGGACGTGGGGCTGAAGACGATGACCAACGACGAACTCCGGAACGCGTTCCTCAACCAGTACCTCCCGAAGGCCCGGAAGTACGGCCTGGAGATCCCCGACGAGCCGCGCATCCGCGAGAACGACGACGGCACGTTCGAGGTCGAGGAGGACGACCTGGACTGGGACGAGTTCTTCACCATCGCGAAGAACGACTACGAGCCCGGCATCGGCCAGATCGAGGGCCGGGGCAACGCTCGGGCGGCCGTCGAGTGGGTTCGCGACGCCATCGAGGGCGACGACGGCCCGACCGCCGGCAACACCGCCGCGGCGGCCGACTGA
- a CDS encoding PaaI family thioesterase — MSEDMESVRERIERDPYCETLGIELVELDAGSARTELTVGPEHRNFHGTLHGGAIYSLADAAFAAASNSRGETAFALETNVSYLDMAGEDATLVADATETYDGRRTAEYTVDVTADGDRIATFRGRVYKPDGGE, encoded by the coding sequence ATGTCGGAGGACATGGAGAGCGTGCGGGAGCGCATCGAACGCGACCCGTACTGCGAGACGCTGGGGATCGAACTCGTCGAACTGGACGCGGGCAGCGCGCGGACGGAACTCACCGTCGGGCCGGAGCACCGCAACTTCCACGGGACGCTCCACGGCGGGGCGATCTACTCGCTCGCCGACGCCGCCTTCGCCGCCGCCTCGAACAGCCGCGGCGAGACGGCGTTCGCGCTGGAGACGAACGTCTCGTATCTCGACATGGCCGGTGAGGACGCCACGCTCGTCGCCGACGCCACCGAGACGTACGACGGCCGCCGGACGGCGGAGTACACCGTCGACGTGACCGCGGACGGCGACCGGATCGCGACGTTCCGCGGCCGGGTGTACAAGCCCGACGGCGGTGAGTGA
- the paaK gene encoding phenylacetate--CoA ligase PaaK, producing the protein MIYNEVETAPREELRELQDQRLQETVERAYEEVPFYRELLEEQGVTPDDINGVEDISELPFTTKEDFRDEYPDGLFAVDHDEVRRIHASSGTTGKPKIVAYTDDDLDVWSEVVARCLAAGGVEPGDTVQNAYGYGLFTGGQGLHQGIEELGATVIPIGGGQTQRQIELLQDLESDVIACTPSYALYLYETAEEMGIDLSDLPLSTVMFGAEPCTDPMREAIEERLDVNGIDIYGLSEIIGPGVSNECHEVQEGLHIFEDHFYPEVVDPSTGEPLPEGEEGELVLTTLSKEALPVLRYRTGDLTTLNYEECDCGRTMVRMDNVTGRADDLIIVRGANVYPSEVEDVVLEFDGVEPQYRIDLYREDNLDRIEITVELAEGFTGDAEQLHDEILERLENVLVFTPDELDLVEYGSIERTEVGKVKRVYDHR; encoded by the coding sequence ATGATCTACAACGAGGTCGAGACGGCCCCCAGAGAGGAGCTTCGGGAGCTACAGGACCAGCGGTTACAGGAGACCGTCGAGCGCGCGTACGAGGAGGTACCGTTCTACCGTGAGCTGCTGGAGGAGCAGGGCGTCACGCCCGACGACATCAACGGCGTCGAGGACATCTCGGAGCTGCCGTTCACGACGAAGGAGGACTTTCGTGACGAGTATCCGGACGGTCTGTTCGCGGTCGATCACGACGAAGTGCGGCGGATCCACGCCTCCTCCGGCACGACCGGGAAGCCGAAGATCGTCGCCTACACCGACGACGACCTGGACGTGTGGAGCGAGGTCGTCGCGCGCTGTCTGGCGGCCGGCGGCGTCGAACCCGGCGACACCGTCCAGAACGCCTACGGCTACGGCCTGTTCACGGGCGGTCAGGGGCTCCATCAGGGGATCGAGGAGCTGGGCGCGACGGTGATCCCGATCGGCGGGGGGCAGACCCAGCGCCAGATCGAACTCCTGCAGGACTTAGAGAGCGACGTGATCGCCTGCACGCCGTCGTACGCCCTCTACCTGTACGAGACGGCCGAGGAGATGGGCATCGACCTGAGCGACCTCCCGCTGTCGACGGTGATGTTCGGCGCGGAGCCGTGCACCGACCCGATGCGGGAGGCGATCGAGGAGCGCCTCGACGTGAACGGCATCGACATCTACGGCCTCTCGGAGATCATCGGTCCCGGCGTCTCGAACGAGTGCCACGAGGTCCAGGAGGGGCTGCACATCTTCGAGGACCACTTCTACCCCGAGGTCGTCGACCCGTCGACCGGCGAACCGCTCCCGGAGGGCGAGGAGGGCGAACTCGTCCTGACGACGCTCTCGAAGGAGGCCCTGCCCGTCCTGCGCTACCGGACCGGCGACCTGACGACGCTGAACTACGAGGAGTGTGACTGCGGCCGGACCATGGTCCGGATGGACAACGTGACGGGGCGTGCGGACGACCTGATCATCGTCCGCGGCGCGAACGTCTACCCAAGCGAAGTCGAGGACGTGGTGCTGGAGTTCGACGGCGTCGAACCGCAGTACCGTATCGACCTCTACCGGGAGGACAACCTCGACCGCATCGAGATCACGGTGGAGCTGGCCGAGGGCTTTACCGGCGACGCCGAGCAGCTACACGACGAGATCTTAGAACGGCTGGAGAACGTGCTCGTGTTCACGCCCGACGAACTCGACCTCGTGGAGTACGGCTCCATCGAGCGCACCGAGGTCGGGAAGGTCAAGCGCGTGTACGACCACCGGTAG
- a CDS encoding efflux RND transporter permease subunit, with protein MLREKLGSAIDAVTEHNRATLLVLILLTGLVAAGIPQLDTTSQAGGSAEDFQDLEAVETGQYIQENYGNDSRERTNRTVRSVYVRTEDSNALSKSSLLDGLQYQRAIVGNGSVQAALHDDGVRGIENLVAVRAAGDANATLDEQMRALENASAAEVKDLVGQVLAENPAAGRFLPADHGEGTSSNGRRILVALDTGVGEDRLSEADAALYGTTQERSDAGFFVLNAQAYNDANDHYFSEMVELVVPVALLVILTVLAFGYRDLVDVVVGMAGVLLSVLWTFGLLGWLGVEAGTIMIVPVVLVSGLSIDFGFHVFNRYREQRGADEGIRAPMSRGVRLVATALFLVTVTASIGFLANLVNPLPVIRDIGIAITLGVVSALFIFLTVVPALKISIDGLLERVGFDRRKRALGHGTYLRPVLASCVTLAKRAAPAVLVLSVLVGAAGGLAWADLDQESFQQADGEVAEWKQNLPGPLGWEPSDVAEQQQYVDRAYQPANADDAMQSRILVEGDVTAPDTLEAIDAGVGRIDESGLLVTESGVRGERSPTTVMTRVAAENETFAAVLDRSDTDGDGIPDRNLERVYDAFYAADSAAAERVVERRGGEYRSLLVTLSLDASYADATSAAAEIEDGAAAMAGDDRTATAGGSISINAAVLDEIIGGIVLTMAVALLAIAVTLTGAFRYMHGSATLGAVVAVPIALVVGLVIGGMYLLAIPLTLLTALLMSLVIGLGVDYNIHIGDRFADELAAGASSTEALHAAVTGTGGALLGSTLTSAGAFATIALVPNPQLESFGGIVVVALVTSFLVSLLVLPSLLVLWSRLDTGTVTADAESEDAASMD; from the coding sequence ATGCTACGAGAGAAACTGGGATCGGCGATCGATGCCGTCACGGAGCACAACCGGGCGACGCTGCTCGTGTTGATACTCCTGACGGGGCTGGTCGCCGCCGGGATCCCGCAGCTCGACACGACGAGTCAGGCCGGCGGTTCGGCCGAGGACTTCCAGGACCTGGAAGCAGTCGAAACCGGCCAGTACATCCAGGAGAACTACGGAAACGACAGCCGCGAACGGACGAACAGAACCGTCCGGTCCGTGTACGTTCGGACGGAGGACAGTAACGCCCTCTCGAAGTCGTCGCTGCTCGACGGGCTGCAGTACCAACGGGCGATAGTCGGGAACGGCTCCGTGCAGGCCGCCCTCCACGACGACGGCGTGCGCGGGATCGAGAACCTCGTCGCCGTCCGTGCGGCGGGCGACGCGAACGCCACGCTCGACGAGCAGATGCGCGCACTCGAAAACGCGAGCGCAGCGGAGGTCAAGGACCTCGTCGGGCAGGTGCTCGCAGAGAACCCGGCCGCCGGACGGTTCCTCCCCGCCGACCACGGCGAGGGTACCAGTTCGAACGGCCGGCGGATACTGGTCGCCCTCGACACTGGTGTCGGCGAGGACCGGCTGAGCGAGGCCGATGCGGCGCTGTACGGAACCACCCAGGAGCGCTCCGACGCCGGGTTCTTCGTGCTGAACGCCCAGGCGTACAACGACGCCAACGACCACTACTTCAGCGAGATGGTCGAGCTCGTGGTCCCGGTCGCGCTGCTGGTCATCCTGACCGTGCTCGCGTTCGGCTACCGCGACCTGGTCGACGTGGTCGTCGGGATGGCCGGCGTTCTGCTGTCGGTGCTGTGGACGTTCGGCCTGCTCGGCTGGCTCGGCGTCGAAGCCGGGACGATAATGATCGTCCCGGTGGTGCTCGTCTCCGGGCTGAGCATCGACTTCGGCTTCCACGTGTTCAACCGCTACCGCGAGCAACGCGGTGCCGACGAAGGCATCCGCGCGCCGATGAGCCGGGGCGTCCGGCTCGTCGCGACGGCGCTCTTCCTCGTGACGGTGACCGCCTCCATCGGGTTCCTGGCGAACCTCGTGAACCCGCTGCCGGTGATCCGCGATATCGGGATCGCCATCACGCTCGGGGTCGTCTCCGCGCTGTTTATCTTCCTCACCGTCGTGCCGGCCCTGAAGATCAGCATCGACGGCCTGCTCGAACGCGTCGGCTTCGACCGGCGCAAGCGGGCGCTCGGGCACGGTACCTACCTCCGCCCGGTGCTCGCGAGCTGCGTGACGCTCGCGAAGCGCGCCGCCCCGGCCGTGCTGGTCCTCTCCGTGCTCGTCGGTGCCGCCGGCGGGCTCGCCTGGGCCGACCTGGATCAGGAGAGCTTCCAGCAGGCCGACGGCGAGGTCGCGGAGTGGAAACAGAACCTCCCGGGACCGCTGGGCTGGGAGCCGAGCGACGTGGCCGAACAGCAACAGTACGTCGACCGGGCCTACCAGCCGGCGAACGCCGACGACGCGATGCAGTCACGGATACTTGTCGAGGGTGACGTAACCGCGCCCGACACCCTCGAAGCCATCGACGCCGGCGTCGGCCGGATCGACGAGTCGGGGCTGCTCGTCACCGAAAGCGGCGTCCGGGGCGAACGCTCGCCGACCACCGTCATGACCCGCGTCGCAGCGGAGAACGAGACGTTCGCCGCCGTCCTGGACCGCTCGGACACCGACGGCGACGGCATCCCCGACCGCAACCTCGAACGCGTGTACGACGCGTTCTACGCCGCCGACAGCGCCGCCGCCGAACGCGTCGTCGAACGGCGGGGCGGGGAGTACCGCTCGCTGCTCGTGACGCTGTCGCTGGACGCGTCGTACGCCGACGCCACCTCGGCCGCAGCCGAGATAGAGGACGGCGCAGCCGCGATGGCGGGCGACGACCGGACGGCGACCGCCGGCGGTTCGATCTCCATCAACGCTGCCGTCCTGGACGAGATCATCGGCGGCATCGTCCTGACGATGGCGGTCGCCCTGCTTGCCATCGCGGTCACCCTGACCGGGGCGTTCAGGTACATGCACGGGAGCGCGACGCTCGGCGCGGTCGTCGCCGTGCCGATCGCCCTCGTCGTCGGGCTGGTCATCGGCGGCATGTACCTGCTCGCGATCCCCCTGACGCTGCTGACCGCGCTGCTGATGAGCCTGGTCATCGGGCTGGGCGTCGACTACAACATCCACATCGGCGACCGGTTCGCGGACGAACTGGCCGCCGGCGCGTCGTCGACCGAGGCGCTCCACGCCGCGGTCACGGGGACCGGCGGCGCGCTCCTCGGGAGCACGCTTACTTCAGCCGGCGCGTTCGCGACGATCGCGCTCGTCCCGAACCCGCAACTGGAGAGCTTCGGCGGCATCGTCGTGGTCGCGCTCGTCACGTCGTTCCTGGTGAGTCTGCTGGTGCTGCCGAGCCTGCTGGTGCTGTGGAGTCGGCTCGATACCGGAACCGTGACCGCCGACGCCGAATCCGAGGACGCCGCCTCGATGGACTGA